A window from Eubalaena glacialis isolate mEubGla1 chromosome 1, mEubGla1.1.hap2.+ XY, whole genome shotgun sequence encodes these proteins:
- the VAX1 gene encoding ventral anterior homeobox 1 isoform X2 — protein sequence MFGKRDKMDVRCHSDAEAARVSKNAHKESRESKGAEGNLPAAFLKEPQGAFSASGAAEDCNKSKSNSTADPDYCRRILVRDAKGSIREIILPKGLDLDRPKRTRTSFTAEQLYRLEMEFQRCQYVVGRERTELARQLNLSETQANSEENNERFKRG from the exons ATGTTCGGGAAACGAGACAAAATGGACGTTCGGTGCCACTCGGACGCAGAGGCTGCCCGGGTCTCGAAGAACGCGCACAAGGAGAGCCGGGAGAGCAAGGGCGCGGAGGGGAACCTCCCTGCCGCCTTCCTCAAGGAACCGCAGGGCGCCTTCTCTGCGTCGGGCGCCGCGGAAGATTGTAACAAAAGTAAATCCAATTCAACCGCGGATCCGGATTACTGCCGCCGGATCCTGGTCCGAG ATGCCAAGGGGTCCATCCGAGAGATCATCCTGCCCAAGGGCCTGGACCTGGATCGGCCCAAGAGGACGCGCACTTCCTTCACCGCGGAGCAGCTCTACCGGCTGGAGATGGAGTTCCAGCGCTGCCAGTACGTGGTGGGCCGGGAGAGAACCGAGCTCGCTCGGCAGCTCAACCTCTCCGAGACCCAG